Proteins co-encoded in one Halorussus vallis genomic window:
- a CDS encoding ester cyclase, with protein sequence MTPNPSIDDGEAYKQLVRVEYERAWGDGDLDALDETCSPNIVVYGLPTSDRSADLEAFKDHIDQMRCAFPDIEQSVDDLIAEDDRVVARTTLTGTHDGDRLIDIEPQGESVEVTGTVVYRIEREHIAEAWVCFDTLGLFQQLGAVPDHPQAYEWETIGE encoded by the coding sequence ATGACCCCGAACCCATCCATCGACGACGGCGAGGCGTACAAGCAACTCGTCCGGGTCGAGTACGAACGGGCGTGGGGCGACGGCGACCTCGACGCGCTCGACGAAACCTGCAGTCCGAACATCGTCGTGTACGGACTGCCGACCTCGGACCGCTCGGCCGACCTCGAGGCGTTCAAGGACCACATCGACCAGATGCGGTGTGCGTTCCCGGACATCGAACAGTCCGTCGACGACCTCATCGCCGAGGACGACCGCGTCGTCGCGCGCACCACTCTCACCGGCACCCACGACGGCGACCGACTCATCGACATCGAACCCCAGGGCGAGTCCGTCGAGGTCACGGGGACCGTCGTCTACCGAATCGAGCGCGAGCACATCGCCGAGGCGTGGGTCTGTTTCGACACCCTCGGACTGTTCCAGCAGCTCGGAGCGGTTCCTGACCACCCGCAGGCCTACGAGTGGGAGACCATCGGCGAGTAG
- a CDS encoding DUF7313 family protein produces MQPLSLLGPIDVLEPYVEYVVLALVLVNMGTRFWAYRDYRKQARSDDHEEHLSRNVVHEASNVLLVLGSFYLLTLHHHAGIVLSSLVLGLFVTDFFEFEAREVELRSGEELSKPNGALAASVVVFLYAGYLSLFFLIDQWWNAVV; encoded by the coding sequence ATGCAACCGCTGTCACTGCTCGGACCCATCGACGTGCTCGAACCGTACGTCGAGTACGTGGTGTTGGCGCTGGTGCTGGTCAACATGGGGACCCGGTTCTGGGCGTACCGCGACTACCGCAAACAGGCCCGCAGCGACGACCACGAAGAACACCTCAGCCGCAACGTCGTCCACGAAGCGTCGAACGTCCTGCTGGTCCTCGGGTCGTTCTACCTGCTGACCCTCCACCACCACGCGGGCATCGTCCTCTCGTCGCTCGTGCTCGGACTGTTCGTCACCGACTTCTTCGAGTTCGAGGCCCGGGAGGTCGAACTCCGGAGCGGCGAGGAACTGAGCAAGCCCAACGGCGCGCTCGCCGCCTCGGTCGTGGTGTTCCTCTACGCGGGCTACCTCAGCCTGTTCTTCCTCATCGACCAGTGGTGGAACGCGGTCGTCTGA